The following are from one region of the Rhizobium sullae genome:
- a CDS encoding DNA polymerase III subunit delta': protein MSDERPGLLDGAIWPAENTKLFGHDGAQAFLSQSYRSGKGHHAVLIEGPEGIGKATLAFRFANYVLSNPDPAMAPTAIGDPDPASSVSRQIASGASHNLLYLSRPVDEKTGKVKSAITVDEVRRAGRFFSQTSGTGNWRIVIIDPADDMNRNAANAILKILEEPPKRALFLVLSHAPGKLLPTIRSRCLPLRLSPLDNSALGAALATLGVSGSDASMLSAAKGSVGEALKLLNYGGGEIIAAYSEVLSAQGPTARKAMHRLADALSGKDSDTVFEFFTSYVGDDLMSRARQAARVGQLSAAERLARLQSDINERLAVSDAYNLDRKQTILSILGDIKQPGP, encoded by the coding sequence ATGAGTGACGAGCGACCGGGACTTCTGGACGGCGCCATCTGGCCGGCCGAAAACACGAAACTCTTCGGGCATGACGGCGCACAAGCCTTTCTTTCGCAATCCTACCGCTCCGGCAAAGGCCATCACGCGGTCCTAATCGAGGGGCCGGAGGGGATCGGAAAGGCAACGCTGGCTTTTCGCTTTGCGAATTACGTTCTGTCGAATCCCGATCCGGCAATGGCGCCTACAGCGATCGGCGATCCCGACCCAGCCTCTTCCGTCAGCCGCCAGATCGCTTCAGGGGCGTCGCATAACCTGCTCTATCTTTCCCGTCCCGTCGACGAGAAGACAGGCAAGGTGAAGTCGGCGATCACGGTGGACGAGGTGCGGCGCGCCGGACGCTTCTTCTCGCAGACTTCCGGAACAGGCAACTGGCGCATCGTCATCATCGATCCGGCAGACGACATGAACCGCAACGCGGCAAACGCCATCCTGAAAATTCTCGAGGAGCCGCCGAAACGGGCGCTTTTCCTCGTGCTGTCGCATGCACCGGGCAAGCTTCTGCCGACGATCCGTTCCCGGTGTCTCCCGCTCAGGCTTTCGCCGCTGGATAATAGCGCTTTGGGTGCGGCGCTCGCCACTCTCGGCGTAAGCGGCAGCGATGCCTCGATGCTATCGGCGGCGAAGGGAAGCGTCGGGGAGGCATTGAAGCTTCTGAATTATGGGGGCGGCGAGATCATCGCGGCTTACAGCGAGGTCCTGTCGGCTCAAGGTCCGACGGCTCGAAAGGCGATGCATCGCCTGGCGGATGCCTTGTCCGGCAAGGATAGCGACACGGTCTTTGAGTTCTTCACGAGCTATGTCGGCGACGATCTCATGAGCCGGGCGCGCCAAGCGGCGCGGGTAGGGCAGCTTTCCGCCGCCGAACGGCTGGCACGGCTGCAATCCGATATCAACGAGCGGCTTGCCGTTTCCGACGCTTACAATCTCGACCGCAAGCAGACGATCCTTAGTATTCTCGGCGATATCAAGCAGCCGGGGCCCTGA
- the tmk gene encoding dTMP kinase, with the protein MSSGTGLFVTFEGGEGAGKSTQIRRLAEALRARGHEVLLTREPGGSPGAEAVRHVLLSGAAEAFGTRMEAILFAAARNDHVEAVIRPALLQSKIVLCDRFMDSSRVYQGVTGNLEADFIETLQRIAVNGVVPDCTLILDIPARLGLERVKKRSAATASGPDRFEKDELEIHEKRREAYLDIAAREPERCHVVNATQDEEAIAAEILAIVNQLLAPVAAAKMPEAAHE; encoded by the coding sequence TTGTCATCCGGTACGGGATTGTTCGTTACGTTTGAAGGCGGGGAAGGGGCTGGGAAGTCCACGCAGATCCGCCGGCTGGCGGAAGCGCTGAGGGCGCGCGGCCATGAGGTTCTGCTGACGCGGGAACCCGGCGGCTCGCCCGGTGCCGAAGCCGTGCGCCATGTGTTGCTGTCCGGCGCCGCGGAGGCCTTCGGCACGCGCATGGAAGCCATTCTCTTTGCCGCGGCCCGCAATGATCACGTCGAGGCGGTGATTCGCCCAGCGCTTCTTCAGAGCAAGATCGTGCTGTGCGACCGCTTCATGGATTCCTCGCGCGTCTATCAGGGCGTGACGGGCAATCTCGAGGCGGATTTCATCGAGACGCTGCAGCGGATTGCCGTCAACGGCGTCGTGCCGGATTGCACGCTGATCCTCGACATTCCAGCAAGGCTTGGTCTGGAGCGAGTAAAGAAGCGCAGTGCGGCGACGGCCAGCGGACCGGACCGCTTCGAAAAGGACGAACTCGAAATCCACGAAAAACGCCGCGAAGCCTATCTCGACATAGCCGCGCGCGAACCGGAACGGTGCCACGTCGTCAACGCGACGCAGGACGAAGAGGCAATTGCCGCGGAAATTCTCGCGATCGTCAACCAGCTTCTTGCACCCGTTGCCGCCGCGAAGATGCCGGAGGCCGCGCATGAGTGA
- a CDS encoding sulfite exporter TauE/SafE family protein produces MTFLENFQPLYSLSGFFVGALVGITGVGGGSLMTPLLVLLFGIHPATAVGTDLLYAAVTKTAGTAVHGMHGRINWRVVGALGAGSVPAALLMLWLMAGVDRKSVEVAHTITVALGWLLVMTAVMLVFRAQILAFARRVTGERAPPRPATIVILTTVLGLALGILVTLTSVGAGALGVTILLVLYPRLDVREIVGSDIVHAVPLTLIGGMGYWIIGEIDWPLLIALLIGSIPGIIAGSLLAPKLHERTIRIVLALTLVIVAWKLLTG; encoded by the coding sequence TCTCGAAAATTTTCAGCCGCTCTATTCGCTTTCCGGCTTTTTCGTTGGCGCGCTTGTCGGCATCACTGGCGTCGGCGGCGGCTCGCTGATGACGCCGCTGCTTGTCCTGCTTTTCGGCATCCATCCGGCAACCGCGGTCGGCACTGACCTGCTTTATGCCGCCGTCACAAAGACGGCGGGCACGGCGGTTCATGGCATGCATGGCCGCATCAACTGGCGTGTTGTCGGCGCGCTGGGCGCGGGCAGCGTCCCGGCAGCGCTTCTGATGCTCTGGCTGATGGCAGGCGTCGACCGCAAGAGCGTCGAGGTTGCCCATACGATTACCGTTGCACTTGGCTGGCTGCTCGTCATGACAGCGGTGATGCTTGTCTTCCGGGCGCAGATCCTCGCATTCGCCCGCCGGGTCACCGGCGAGCGCGCCCCGCCCCGCCCGGCGACGATTGTCATTCTCACCACCGTCCTCGGACTGGCGCTCGGCATCCTCGTTACGCTGACATCGGTCGGCGCCGGTGCACTGGGCGTGACGATCCTGCTTGTCCTTTATCCGCGGCTCGATGTCCGCGAAATCGTCGGCTCCGATATCGTCCATGCGGTGCCGCTGACGCTGATCGGCGGCATGGGCTACTGGATCATCGGAGAGATCGACTGGCCACTGCTGATTGCGCTGCTGATCGGTTCGATTCCGGGCATCATCGCCGGCAGTCTCCTGGCGCCGAAGCTGCATGAACGCACGATCCGCATCGTTCTTGCACTCACGCTTGTAATCGTCGCGTGGAAGCTGCTCACAGGCTGA
- a CDS encoding D-alanyl-D-alanine carboxypeptidase family protein encodes MLKRLLRLCACLLPFASQSNAAETAPAGFVTKAAQAYMIEASTGTVLLAKNEEQSFSPASLAKLMTMDLVFGSLKKGEITLDTEYPVSEYAWRTGGAPSRTATMFAALKSHIRVEDLIKGVAVQGANDGCIILAEGMSGTEGNFAAAMTRRAQTLDMQKSIFTNSTGLPDGKSKVSARDLVALAVDLQQSYPEYYHYFAQPDFEWNKIFQRNRNPLLGLGLGADGLATGFAEGEGYSIVASAERDGKRLFLALGGIASDKERTEEAKRILEWGQTAFEDRQLFADKEVVGAASVYGGQTGKVDLVAKGPVSVYIPVSNPDRLSARIVYRWPLTAPVAADAEAGTLVISAGGRILREVPLYTAQGVAQGSLTSRAFDALLELGESLLFSWLWDTAEPT; translated from the coding sequence ATGTTGAAGCGTCTGCTTCGTCTGTGTGCGTGCCTTCTGCCCTTCGCTTCGCAATCGAACGCTGCCGAAACCGCGCCCGCCGGCTTTGTGACCAAGGCCGCGCAGGCCTATATGATCGAGGCATCGACCGGAACGGTGCTGCTTGCGAAGAATGAGGAGCAGAGCTTCTCACCTGCCTCGCTGGCAAAGCTGATGACGATGGATCTGGTCTTCGGCTCACTGAAGAAGGGCGAGATCACGCTCGATACCGAATATCCGGTTTCCGAATATGCCTGGCGCACGGGAGGCGCACCATCGCGGACGGCAACGATGTTCGCAGCGCTGAAATCCCATATTCGCGTCGAGGACTTGATCAAAGGCGTTGCCGTCCAGGGCGCGAACGACGGGTGCATCATCCTTGCGGAGGGCATGAGCGGCACCGAGGGCAATTTCGCTGCTGCAATGACGCGACGGGCGCAGACGCTCGACATGCAGAAATCGATCTTTACTAACTCCACCGGCCTGCCGGACGGCAAAAGCAAGGTGTCCGCGCGTGACCTGGTGGCGCTCGCGGTCGATCTGCAGCAATCCTACCCCGAATATTATCATTACTTCGCGCAGCCGGATTTCGAGTGGAACAAGATCTTCCAGCGCAACCGCAATCCCTTGCTGGGCTTAGGGCTTGGCGCCGACGGGCTGGCAACCGGCTTTGCCGAGGGCGAGGGATATTCGATCGTCGCCTCGGCGGAGCGTGACGGAAAGCGGCTCTTCCTGGCGCTCGGCGGCATTGCTTCCGACAAGGAACGGACCGAGGAGGCAAAGCGCATCTTGGAATGGGGGCAGACCGCTTTCGAGGATCGTCAGTTGTTCGCGGACAAGGAAGTTGTCGGCGCGGCCAGCGTCTATGGCGGCCAGACCGGAAAAGTGGACCTCGTCGCGAAGGGGCCCGTCAGTGTCTACATTCCGGTCAGCAATCCTGACAGGCTCTCAGCGAGGATCGTCTATCGCTGGCCGCTGACGGCGCCCGTTGCTGCTGATGCCGAAGCGGGCACGCTGGTCATCTCGGCGGGCGGCCGCATATTGCGCGAAGTGCCGCTTTATACCGCACAAGGCGTCGCGCAGGGTTCGCTGACGAGCCGGGCGTTCGATGCGCTTCTGGAGCTCGGCGAATCGCTGCTCTTCTCATGGCTCTGGGACACGGCCGAACCCACCTGA
- a CDS encoding septal ring lytic transglycosylase RlpA family protein: MRLEYGAASFAMGTRWLALALMCATVTACGTASQAPKKRAHGKEYFSEKEYGVKASPRVASGANIPKGGGRYIVGNPYEVKGKWYYPKEDFAYSKVGVASWYGSAFHGRLTANGEVYDQMHLSAAHPTFPLPSYARVTNLENGSSVVVRVNDRGPYHEGRIIDLSNKTATMLDLQHSGTGKVRVQYVGKARMDGHDMPYLMASYVPKGSRVPGVNPGGQIATGVMVASNSKKITGDQLQSLGTLTVDQSKVPVPMSATAYGGSTPSARYNAAPVPMPSPTFGNSGRAFEQMVVLPQIGPIPYERPYGSGQGGSLAMGYQGGDEKTVTVELAFDAVMVRNDGLTHDSILASFKRQQAKQIAP, translated from the coding sequence ATGAGACTGGAATACGGGGCGGCCTCTTTCGCAATGGGTACGCGGTGGCTGGCGCTGGCGCTGATGTGCGCCACCGTCACGGCTTGCGGTACGGCTTCGCAGGCGCCGAAAAAGCGCGCTCACGGCAAGGAATATTTCTCCGAAAAGGAATATGGCGTCAAAGCAAGCCCGCGCGTTGCCAGCGGCGCCAACATACCGAAGGGCGGCGGGCGCTACATCGTCGGCAACCCTTACGAGGTCAAGGGCAAGTGGTATTATCCCAAGGAAGACTTCGCCTATAGCAAAGTGGGCGTCGCATCGTGGTATGGCTCCGCATTTCACGGCCGGCTGACGGCAAACGGCGAAGTCTACGACCAGATGCACCTTTCCGCCGCGCATCCGACCTTCCCGCTGCCGAGCTATGCGCGTGTCACCAATCTCGAAAACGGCTCGTCGGTGGTCGTGCGCGTCAACGACCGCGGCCCCTATCACGAAGGCCGCATCATCGACCTTTCCAACAAGACGGCGACCATGCTCGACCTGCAGCACAGCGGCACCGGCAAGGTGCGCGTGCAATATGTCGGCAAGGCGCGCATGGATGGGCACGACATGCCTTACCTGATGGCATCCTACGTGCCGAAGGGAAGCCGGGTTCCGGGCGTCAATCCGGGAGGGCAGATCGCAACCGGCGTGATGGTTGCGTCGAACAGCAAGAAGATCACCGGCGATCAACTGCAGAGCCTTGGCACGTTGACTGTCGATCAGTCTAAGGTGCCGGTGCCTATGTCCGCGACGGCCTACGGCGGCTCGACGCCAAGCGCGCGCTACAATGCGGCACCCGTGCCCATGCCATCTCCGACCTTCGGCAATTCAGGACGGGCGTTCGAGCAGATGGTCGTGCTGCCGCAGATTGGACCCATTCCCTATGAGCGCCCTTACGGCTCCGGGCAGGGCGGTTCGCTCGCCATGGGCTACCAGGGCGGGGACGAGAAGACGGTGACCGTCGAGCTCGCCTTCGACGCCGTCATGGTCCGCAATGACGGTCTGACGCATGATTCGATCCTCGCCTCTTTCAAGCGCCAGCAGGCAAAACAGATCGCACCCTGA